GACTTTTCAACATCGTTTCATTGTACCATATCAAATTTTGAACCCTAATTTTAGAACTAAGGTCTCAAACATATAAAACCAGTATCATTCATCATACTACTTTTACATGCAAATAATTCAATGTcaaaaaatttcacattttcCTTCTCTATTTAGATTGTTCACAacatgtttcttttctttttttctttctttcagtcACCACCACTGAACTGGGATCTGTTGCATTGTCCATGATTGAAGCTGAAAGAGAAAGATCATTCAACCTTGTCATGGCTAACGTTCATATGATCGATATGAACATCCTCGAATTTATCCGAATCATGCTTAAGAAGAACATTCCTGTTATCTGTAAGCTTCAAGAACAATTAAAAGTTGAAATATAGTCATTCATCTCCATAATCAATACTGATATATacataattatatgtatatcatGCAGTGACCACAACCAGTGACCATGCTAAAATGGCTCTAAAAGGGTTAGAAGAAGGGGCATCATATTTTTATGAGAAACCAGTGTGTTTGGATGAGCTTAGGCATCTATGGCAGCATGTGTacaggaggaaaagaaacttaacAAAATTGGAAGAATCAAACAGTGTAGGAGCTGAAAGGGGGAAGCCTGGAAGGAAACCTAAAAAACTAAAGTTGGAAGAGCCTAGTGGTTCAGCTAAGGTTCCGAAAAAGAGAGGTCGAAAGCCGAAGAATAAGGAGACACAGGTGGAAAATGTGGAAGTATTAGATTGTGGAGCTGGCCATCAAGAATTAGCTGATGAACCGACGGGGAAGAGGAAGGTGTATGAAGAGGAAGTCCAGATCATGAGAGGCAATGAATATCAGAATAAGAAAATTAGAGTTGCAGAGACATATAATGGAAGTGGAGACCTTCTGGTGCCTAATGATCCAAAAGGGAAATCGAAGCAAGTTGAAGAAGGAGTGAGACTGATTGAGGACAATGACAAGCCAAAAGAAACACAAAACTTTGGCATTGAACTGATAAACAAAGACAGAGAATTTGGAATGGAGGGGGAGCAGATTATTTCCATGAATGAATTAGCGAAGGAGAACGCGGAGAAAGAAATGAGAGACAAGATTATGATCATCGCTGGAGAAAAAAAGAATCGCGTCCTTTGGACGAAAGAACTGCACTTGAAATTCACAGAAGCTGTGAGCTTACTGGGAGATGACAGTAATGCTCTTACTCACAAAATAATCTTAACAGTTGCAGAATTAATTACTATCATTGTAAGCTCTAATCTCttgatttttcatgtttctgttcCATTTTGAGCAGAAGCTGTTCCGAAAACAATACTAGAGACGATGAATGCCCCTAATTTGACTCATCGCCAAGTCGCAAGCCACCTTCAGGTTCTTTTTCTGTCAAATCTTTGGATTCTTAGTATGTAAACTTTGCCTATGTTAGTCTGGCTGTATCAGATCAGTGAATAGCAAGCATTGAATCTTTTCagaaatacaaaaatcaagtaaggcAAATTGGCAACACTGCCACCCCCACCTCCCCAACAGGACCTAAATCATCCAGCTTAAACATAAGTGGATTTCAACAAGTCCGAGAGATGACCAATGTACAGGCACATGAGCAGAGCCAGGGAGGTTTCAACCTTGGAGGTAACATAACACAGTCGCAGCAAAAACCAGTCGGTAAGACTGGTGTTAAATCTGTTCTTATTATTTATGTATCAATCTTGAAGTTCTatttttatggatttgatggaTTAACTGTCTCTGTGTATTTCTTCTCCTATGAGTTCAGCAATGCATAAGTATACGTTTCCCGACTTACCGACCAGTTTTAACGAAAGGCTGCAGTTGGCTTCCTCCTACATTAATGCACTAAATCAAAACCAACTGGCGTTGCCATTTCAAGGACTGGATATTATGTCTGCTAATGTCTCTTCAAGAAACCTAGTACCATTGCCAATGCAAGGAATGGATGCTATACCCGGAAATGTCACGTTGGGAAACCAACTGCTAATTCCAACTCAAGGACTGGATGCTATGCCTGGACATGTCTCCCCAAATAAACCCTCAATTGCAGAGAAGTATCTGATAAACTTCACTGAGGAGAACAAAGACTTATCAGCTATCAACGTTCCAGCCGGTCCGTCAGCCGGGCAGGAATATCAACATCAGCATCAGCAGCATCAGTCCCTTGACAATTACTCTGATATTCTGAAATATATAGAAGAAGGTGGCAACAACAACAAGAATTTAGATTCAGAGGAGATGGATCAATACTTGGAATGGCTGAACTCGGATTTGGTCTGAAACAGCACAGTTCCTAATGGTCATCTGGTAAGTGCATGTTGGTGTTCATTTCTTGACACATAATGCTTACATTTCAGTATCTCACAGTGGGATTTTGTTCCATGTCACTTGCAGGTGGAGCATAGATTGCGATTTCTTCCTTGAGCAGGACTCCAAAATCTTTATCTTCTGAAATATTATGGATAATGTAACTTTTGACCTTTCTATACATTATTTTGGGTATTATCAGTTTGTCTTCATCATTTTCAACTGGTATGATCATTGTTTTGGGTTGAGAAAGTCTAATTAGCTACTCTGTGTTGTTTTGAGGTGTATTTTGCTTTTcacatttgagacataagttccATGTAATGCAGTTTTTGGGTGGGGTAAAGCAATTTTTTGTCACTGAAAGAGTAGATCAGGTTTAACTCGGTTATCAAACGTTCCAACTTGAGAACCCAAACTTGAAAATTATTCCAATATGCATACTCGGGTAGATTTCAACTATTCGGATAGATAAATTATTGATGTGacataaaaatcaatataagaaACATGTCTGAATAGTGAGAAATCTGTTTGTGTATATtggaataattttcaattttagatTCTCAAGTTGAAACGTGTAAACATTCGTGactgagaagaaaattgataacTCTTTTAATGATCAAAATTTACATTAgcctatttaaaataattgttTTTGGAGAAGTTTTCCCCTCCTCTATTTAAACGGAAAGCAAAAGGTACAAAACTCGAACTCTtcactaaataaataaaatgtgaGAGGCTGACAACGAGGGTGTAAACGATCGGTTATGGTCGATTTGGTGAATAAGTTcggtttttaaattttttaacacCCCTATTGACCGTCCTccttattaatatttttattccaaAATTGTCCTTAGAAGTTAGAATCGGGTCTAATCTAATCTCCTCTCTATCGTTGTCTTAGCTGGCTAGGGTTTTAAAATAGATAAATTGGGGAGAGAAAAtcaagcaaaacacaaaacgcAAATCCCCAGTCGTATTTGGTGGTTCTATCCACTTTGTTCGTGAAATCTCGGATTCCCACCGACTTCTTCATCCTTTATCACGCGTTCTCCTTCTCTGCGAATACATATCTTCCATCTCTCTCCAGTCTTTCATCTTCTTTGTGACATACACGGGAATTATAACCCTAATCCACATCCAGAAGAACAGTTTCAGTCCATACAAGACAGGTATGTTGAATTCGTTTTCATATTTGGGTGATTTTTCTATAGATCTATGTAAGTATCGCACGATTCGGTTATTTATCCAATATACATCCAATTGCGATGCAAGAATGTTATCGAACGATTTTTGATATTGCGCGATATAGCTACACGATACGCACGAAAGTAAGAATTTCCGATACTAGCAACCATGATTGTAGGGACTTAGCTATGTATGTCTTTTGGTTGGGCTTATATGATCATGCTTCACAGAAAATTAATTTGGGATGAGTAAATTTGTTTATGTTTGAACAAGGACTTTATGAATTATCAATTCAATTTGGATGTTTGGATGAGATATAATTATGGATGTAACAATGGAAGAGAAGTGGATTTTTTCACATAAAATTAATTTGGGATGAGTAAGTTTGTTTATGTTTCAAAAAGGACTTTATGAATTATCAATTCAATTTGGATGTTTGGATGAGATATAATTATGGCTTTAACAATGGACGAGAAGTGGATTTTATCATTCAATCCTTAGTCCCTCTTTATGAGGAAGATGCAGGGGGCAGGATCTTTCATATATTTGAATGTTGATAGGTCAGTTAATTGAGTAAAGAGACCTGATGTATAATTGTATCATTCAGGATTTGAATTTAGTTGAGCAAAGCTTTACTTGGCGAATTTCACCTTGTTTCTTGTATCTATTAGTTGCCCACCTCATACTTATGCATTATCAAGCAAAAGTGATCTCGTAAGTTAATTAGAAGTTTAGAACACACGTTTCTATTGAGTAAACCAGTATATATTGTCCGAACCTGATGAATTTGTGATGTCAAATTGCATGGCATGCTACTGAAAAATTATTATACATATATTGCTTTCTCGTTTCTACATTAATGTATATCTGCTTTCCATTCAAATTTTGTTTCATATCTACCTGCAATCCTGCCCTATTTGTATTCTTGTGTTGGACCCTTGGTAATTTTGCAGTTTGAGTTTCTGTTTGAATGGAGATTGGGAATTCTTTATGTATATTATCCCTCTTGATTTGGATGCTCGTGgtaattttatttacatcagtttcttttttaaaaatgtatATTCTTAATCTGAATTATCAGTTTGATTTTTGCAGCTCAAGATGCCAGCTACAGCAGGAAGGGTTCGCATGCCTGCGAACAATAGGGTGCATAGTAGTGCAGCGCTGCAAACCCATGGCATATGGCAGAGTGCAATTGGTTATGACCCGTATGCACCCAACAAAGATGACTCAAAATCAGCCAACCAAATGCCTTCAAACGCTGAGCCAGAGGGTGAGAACGCGTACGCTAGCTTTCAGGGACTCCTTGCCCTTGCGCGTATAACTGGTTCGAATGCTGATGAGCCTCGTGGTGCTTGTAAAAAGTGTTGCCGTGTTGGGCACCTGACATATCAATGTAGGAATTTTTTGAGTGTCAAGGATGAGAATCAGGACAAAGACCCTGAAGGCATTCAAGTGCAAGCCTTGTCTGGGTTGGATAAAGCGAGGGGAAGTGTTGGTAAGGTGAATGGGAAAAAAGAGCTTCAGAGTGCACCAGAGAGTGAGGAGGAAGATGAGGAGAGTGATTCCTCAGATTCGGATGTGGATTCAGAGATTGAGAGGATTATTGCTAAGAGGTATGGAAAGAAGGGTAGTAGTAAGGGCAATTCCTCGAGGAAGAAGGAGAAATCAGATGAAGATGAGTCAGATTTAGATTCTGGAAAGGGGAGGAAAAGAGGAAGGTCAAAGAAAAGGAGGAGTAAGAAAAGGGATGCTAGCACTTCAGAGGACGAGGATGCAGGAAGGAGAAAGAGGAGGGGGGAGAAGAGGAGAAAAAGGGATGAGTCctcagaggaagaggaagagcgTCGGTACCGTAGGAGGAAGAGTAGGAAGGAAAGGAGGAGACGGAGAAGTAATCGCTCTTCAGATGTGGCAGGTGATTACAGGAGAAGGGCTTTGTCACATTCCGATTCTGATGCAAGTGGCTCCGATGACTCGCGGGTTGGAAGGAACAAAGAAAGGTCAGGGAAGAGAAGCAGGAAACACCATCGTGAAGATGATGATTGAAGTCAGTATACAAAGGTAATTCATGATTGGGCTCCCATTGTTTATGCTTTGTACATAGTGGATGTAGCATGCAACTGATAACTTCGATCTACTTTATCCTTCTGTTCTAAACCTGCTAAGTTACTTTGGGAAGCTTATGTTGGTTTCATTTTgcttttttcattgttttttgtctGCTCCTAGATCCATATGGAGATGGAGAAGCTATTTATTTGTTGAAATGCGTTGGACATCATATAATTGGGTCATTCCTTTTTTGTCAAATCAAATTTATGATTCATAGAATCACATCACTTTTGCTAATTATGTATGTGTGTGAACATTCTATCACTTTCCCGTTTACTTTAGCATATTCTTGGCATGCCTAGTGCCATATGAGAATCCAcatggtggattccaagtttttctattatggattcatgtagcgAGTAGCGACCCCAAAGTTTTGTATAATTACTATGTTTCCCAATCAGAGATGATTGCCCTTTTAAACTGAGCTCTACTTTCTAGAGGGCTTCTGAAACTGATTATGAGAACTATCCAGAATGgtagaaaattagaaaatataaataccTGGGCCAGTCCTTTAATGGAGATAAATCTTGATTAAGGTGTTGGAAACTGGGTTTGATGAGCAGATATATAAGGTGCGTTAATTCAGTCCTTTTTAAGAATTTTTTGGCATTGGTCCAGCTCTAGAGGTCGCAGGTTCGATTCTTGGAAACTGCCTCGCCACATAGTATATGGGGTAGAGTTTGCTTGCATCCTGTTTGTCTCCGACGCCGCCCATTTCGGGATCCTTGTGAACTAGAGTTGTTCTTGTGGGGTATATATGTGCTTTGTTCAGGCATTGGGGAGGTGCTCAGGCGTGGGGTGCTTTTAATGATAGGCTGATGAATAGAGCCAAAAAGGGCTGGGAATTGAATGGTTCTCACTGGAGCCAACATTAATCCTTTATTGCTTCTGTCGCTCATTCATATCACttgcaaatattttttgttcatgGGACAGTGAGGTTTGAATGGTGCTCGGAAATTTCTTGTTGCTTATCAATTAATATTTTGGGTGGCAGGCATGGCTAGAGAAATGGATGTGTTGTTGATCGACCTAGATGTTCTAAGCAAGTGATGGAAGTCACGCGGTAGGAAAAGCATGCAGTCTAAGATGGTAAGCTGGAAGCGCATTGTTCTTCTTCATAGTTTCTATCATATATGGCTATTTATAAGTGTTCCAGAACCTGTAATTTTATGAAGTGATTTTTTTCACACCAACTTTATTCGATGTCTATGTGGGTATTTGATGAGGATGTTCTCAGCTGTTTGTTTGGATAAAAGCCTTGAATTTTGAAGGCTGAATGGGTCCTGGGCGATTGAATTTGAATTGGCCAAAATGTGATTTCGTCACTCTTTGAATTtggaatttcaaattttcaatcgGAGtggtatcatttttttttaaacgaatGATGGTTGATGGGTTGTTGCGAATAATTCCAAGTAAAAAGATGTTTTTTTATATCACATCATTATCATCAACACCTTATCTTAGGAATCCCATCGTAAATAAAAGCATCCTAGGAATATTACTTTTGTCCTCTAATGGTGGAGAGAttgaaatttttaaattttatttatataaaataatttatgtaaTTAAGactttaaattaaatttagtaataagttatatttataatttgtaATTATATTTAGAATTAAATAAACTTAATATAACTTAAAAATTACAACCAGAAAGAGATTTTACACAACTTATAAACTAGCGTCGATTATAACTTTCACTAAACCCTTCACATATTTATAACTTATTTTTCACTGTTCATAAGTTACCGAAAAACAGATTCTATTTATGGAAATGACCCAACAACCCCTCATTAGTCCCTGATTTAGATAAGAAAAAGTGGAGTATATCACGTTTAGCTAATACTTCCTTTTTGTGACTCTACCCAAACGTGTTTTCATGTTGTTTCCGTTTTTGGGAAATGAAATGCGTACTATAATCCCTTGATTTATGCTTTCCCATTTTGGGTTTTTACACAGTAATCAATGCCGCTAATGTAGAAGGATTAGTATACGTGCATATTCAATTCATTCCAAAACAAGCTATGCCTTGCCTATCTTGCCTATTCACTTTTCCTAATTGATGTCAAGATTTGTCTGATTAATTATGTTATCctagtgagttgggttttgacgtATGATAATTGAGTTTCAATGAGTTGGATTTTAGGCTATAGTAACTGAACTAAGAATAAATAAAATCGTGTGGGCTTGACGTATCCACAAGATTATGAAAATCGGATAACCCAAAACGGATATTATTGTTGGTATGTAAGGGGTGCAGATTTTTGACATAGTGCACTCTCCCATATCTGTAGTCAATAGCTTAATTTCAActcgttttctttcttttctaaaagagaaaggaaagaaaaaaaactaacatAATTAGTGAAATACATAACTAATTAACCAAAACTGAATTAATTaggataaaaaaattaatttttttttataaaattttgaaaatcgaAAGACTAGACAACTGGAGCAGACCATGCGTGGAGTAACTATAAGATCATCCACTCCAACTACGCTTACCCGCtgttttctctcttctctgACGCCAAAAAACCCCATTTTTCTTCCAACTCACTCCACATGgacccaccaccacctcctccaccaGCGGCTCCACCTCTTACCACTACACCAGCCGCCGTCGTCACCACCACCAACATACCCACCCAACTAAACGCGCCCACCTATACTGAATCGATTGACTCTTCCCCACGTTCACGCAACACAGACTCCTGGGATGACCCACCAGCTCCCGCCGCCGGTGGAGCCGTCATCACGAAGCTTAGACTCATGTGCAGCTACGGCGGCCATATCGTGCCCCGCCCGCATGACAAGTCGCTCTGCTACGTCGGCGGAGATACCCGAATCGTTGTCGCGGACCGCCACACGACCCTCGCGTCCCTTTCTTCACGCCTCTCCCGGACTCTCCTTAACGATCGGCCGTTTACTCTAAAGTACCAGCTCCCGAGTGAAGACCTGGACTCTCTCGTATCCGTCGCAACCGATGAGGATTTGGAGAACATGATCGATGAGTATGATCGGACATCCGGGAGTTCTTCAATACCATCTCAATTGAGGCTTTTCCTGTTCCCTTTGAAGCCCGATTCGTCACAGTCGATTGGGCCGCTTCTGGAAAATCATGCCAAATCTGAGGACTGGTTCTTGAATGCGTTGAACGGGGCTGGGTTGTTAAACAGGGGATTCTATGATTCGGCCTCGGTGAATAGCCTACTGGGTCTAGATGATGATGCTCCAAATGGGAATAATCTCGTGGGAGATACGGAGGGTTCACAGAAGAATGTGAAGCAGATTCAAGGACAGGAAGTACACTCAGTACCAGATTCGCCCATGTTAGAGACCACATCGTCTTTTGGGTCTACATTGTCATCGCCTTCGTTGGCGAATTTGCCCCCAATTAGGGTGCATGTGGAGGACCGTGGTGGTTTTAAAATTGAGCAGGAGCAGAAGGTTGTAGGGATTGAGGAGCAATTTGTGCACATGGGTTTTGGTGCGGGACAAAAGCAGGATGAGGGTTTTGTGGTTTTTTCCTCGGCTCCTCCGCCTCCTATGCCAGTGACAATTGCAGTGCCTGGTATGCCCGTGAGCTCGGGGGTTGTTGCTGGGGACTATTCCAATCGGGTGATCTCCGATGATGAGAGATCGGACCATGATGGCGTGCCGGTTGGCTATCGGAAACCACTGACACCACAGTCACAACAGCAGCATCAGCAGACTTTGCTTCCACAGTCACAACAGAAGTCAAGCGGTGGCCTTGATTTGGCTTCCCCAGATTCAGTTTCAAGGTACCATTTTAATCTCCTTTTCTTTCGTGCTCATTTTCTACTTTATTTTAGACACATTTTCATCTGGGTTTAGATTATTGTGTTTGTGTTATTTATGGAGAAATGATTGTAATCTGAAATGAATTATTGGTTCTTGTCATAATTTTTCAGTGATAGTAGTTTAACAAATGCAATAGCTCGCCCAAAACCAGTCACTTATCAAGACCAAATTGTTCAAGTCCCCACTGGAGTTAACAGGTTTCCTGCTACCCCTGTTGATACAAAAATGAACGTCTCTGATCCAAACAATTGGGTCCAATTACAACAACAGTTTCAAGATTCTGGTTATGTGTTGCAATCCCAATCCGAGCAGCAGCTGCAacaacaaccaccaccaccacaacaatTCATTCATGCTGGTACTCATTACATTCAACAACACCCAACTGGAACAGTACCGATCTCTGGATATTATCCTTTGTACCCTTCCCAGCCACAACACCTGCAACAACAACATCAGCTTGATCATCAATTCCCAATGTACTATATGCCCGCTCGACAACAACCCCAGGGTTACAATTTGCCTGTGCAGCAATCTAGTAACAGTGATGCCCCCAATACTATACCTTCGAGCTGCTCCCAAACGCCCCCAAATCCTACAGTTGTGGCTCCTTCACCAGGATACAATCTCGTGAGAAATGCTCCTCTTACTGCTAAGCCGGAAATGACTGCTTCCAACGTGTATAGAACAGCAACTGCAGGTGGAACACCATTGCTTCAAGTGCCTTCAAGTCAACATCAGCAGCAGTTTGTTGGTTACTCCCAGATTCATCATCCTTCGCAGTCCGGTGCCCCCCCTTCTACTGCAACTGCAAATTTTGTCTATGAATACACAAATCCAGCTCACCCCCATGTATACTACACTCAGCGTTTAGCACCCTCAATGCCTTCTCAGTACCAAACCATGACTACTGCATCCGGTGTAGCATTGCCAGATGTTTCTCTTCAGGTTCCCACAGAGAACATCAAGCAGCAGATTAGAACTACACAAGCACAGTAAATCTGTCAAGAAAGAACAATTTTGAGGAAAGGGTTTACTTTATATTGGTATTGGTTTGTGTTATGTATTTGTGGTAGATAATAAGGAAACTATGTTTTGCTGTCTCATGTTTTTTTGTTGCTGTTGTCATAGGAAAGGAAAGTGGTCAAAGAGTATACTGTGAAAGCTCAAAACTCATATTGTGCGCTTGTGCAGTTCAGTTATCCATTACTGAATAAATTTTTATGTAATTGGCAATTTTGTTTGAATTATATATTTGATTAAGGTGTTTGTTTTATAGGGTTCCTGGAAAAATGTTTGATCTGTGTGGCCTACAAGTCTGCAAAAGACTGTGTTTGGGGTTGAGATCATTGTTACTTGGGAGATTGGATTTTTCCCAGAAGAAGCTCTCTACCTGAATGTTCATTTTTTTACTATCTATGATATTCTTGTTTATTGACATAGACCTTGAAGACTCTTCTGCATCTTGCCATCTGCTCTGTTGAGGCTGGTTTTTGAGTCAATTATGCTTTCTCATCATTAGCTGccgaaaaaaaaacacttcctCCATACCCAGAAAAGCAATTTCCCACCCACCAGCTCTCCCAACTATGCATATCTATGTAGTGTAAGAACCTCTGGAAATTTCATTTTATTCCCTGTTACTTATTCATATTCATCCTTCAATGTGAACAGAATGTACGACTGGGCACAAATATACGGAAAGTTTAGCGAGGGATTGTTTGCTCTGGTATCTCTTTTTGTCTATATCCTTGTATCTCTCATTCAAAAATAGATGGCCGCTGCTGCTTTCTAATTTGCTTCACTTCCTACATATCTAAGCTTTGTTTTAGTTGTCGACAAAGCAATAGGAATATAATCTTTTGCAGTCAGTGACCTAACACTCCTTACTACGGGTTATAAGTCCAAACAGCAACAATGCACAAGAAAAGACAAGTTTATTTATCTTTGTCACTGATTCTCATGTGATGTGTCTCTGCAGTGACAGCACACTAGATTCTCATGTGTGTTTAATCTCACTGAAACCTACCAATTACTGCCTAAACTATGTAATAATCGTATGAGACTACGAGGTTTTGGTTTGTGGCAGCACGTTGTTTTGTTGAACTCTTACTTGCCGCTGTCTTCTAAAGCTGCAGCGCCAGCCATTACTTTCTGCCAACGacgacactttttttttttttttcctgcatgaGCACATCGTCGGAACCCCTAGCTTCTGTGCAGAGCATCCTTATCGGCACCGAAGATAATATCTGATGTTAGTCTTATCTCTTGATACATCATCAAGACCGACGGTTAGTCTTATCTCCTGATACGTCATCTTGATGATGGTTTTGAACGATCCTAATACGTCATCAAGATCGAAGACAAttttgaacaataaatagagtataatgattTATTTTGATAGTTTGTAGAAggaacttttcaaatttttatccaatttcaaattAAAACTTGGTCTTTGGACATCATATTCGTACGAAAAGTTCTACGGAAAGCTAAAATACAAGTTagaaatgtaataataataaatagagtacaacggtcccatttgaTAGTTtcgaattgcttgactctctcgaTGGACGAGACAGGAGACAATTTTGAACGTGACCAAACTTGTGAAATTCTTTGGTTGTCGTGGAAGGTTTGTGCGAGAAGCGACTGCGGGCCTGTGGGCATTGATGTTTATCTCAATCAAGGCCTAAGATTGTAGCCCAACAATCTCAGGGCTGAGCCCATTAGCCCATTATACCCTTCCTTGCAAACATGTCTGCCTGTCGCAAGACCAGAGACCCACCGAACCAAAAAAGCAAAGAAGCCATCCATTCCAAGCAATATCGACAAACAAGCCCCAGAAGACGAACCGGCATCGAGAAAACGCTTTATCACCTATGTCATCAATCGATGTCCGTCCTGGTCTTCAAATGCCAATCCGCTATCTCAACCCCAACCTTCTAATCTCCGGCGCCCGTCGGTCTTCCCTGCTTCTATCCGTATATCAGCGTGCGACGTCATTCAGGCTAAGAGCGTTCTCCACCGGCGCCAGTGAACCCGCCGTTAAGCTTCCAGAGAAACCGCCGGTTTGCACTGCTGATGAGCTTCACTATGTTTCCGTGGCTAATTCTGATTGGCGACTTGCCCTCTGGCGCTATAATCCCTCCCCTCAGGTCGTCCGCCGATGAGATTCACTctcgttttgttttttttttttttttaaaaaaaattataataacttCAAACGTTGATTAACAGGCGCCTCCTCGGAATCACCCACTGTTGCTATTGTCGGGAGTTGGGACCAATGCAATAGGATATGATCTAGCTCCTGGGGTAAGACCTTTTATACCTTATTGATGTAATGAAATTCTAAATCAGTCTTAACTTGTCAATTTCCGTGTTTACTTTTCTTTGCAATTTTGGAGTTTTAACTTCCATACTCAATTGAAAGAGATGGTTGCTTCTATACACTACTATTGATAGGATTGCATACCCTTTGAACTTAAAAAGGGAAAAGACGTGATGAAGGTGATGTGAGACAAAGATGCATAATCCAGTCTTGCTCTTCATAAAACTTGGACAAATACATTTACAGCAGTGTGTAATTATGTATCAAATGGGTTTTATTAGATATTTTTTTGATGGTTACTTGGTAATGTACCTTTTCGTCTTATGGCACAAGTTGTCAGGCAGTGCTAATGGGCGCAGCTTGTGAAATAATATCCAGATCACGTAAAGTTTGTTGCAGATTGTATTATGGTGGCGTGGGTTGTGGGGGAAGGTTAGACACAATTCCGACAGTGTATTCGGAAAAGAAAATCCACGAATTTTAACCCCAGCTAGAAGTGAAAATCGATTTTCGCTCTGAGCGTAATGTGATGGATTTATGTAATTATTTTGCAAACAATGGCTTTTCTGATTAGTTTATCATTTTATCCTGGCATGCAGTTTAGGAACACAATCACTTAATTCTCGACCATGTGATGTAGGCTTGAAAGCTTTAGACCATTTTTCTGTCCTTCATTCTTTCTCTGGTGAATTTCGTTGGATTCTATGTCAGGATACTCCTCATTCCTTAACCATTTACCATGTCGTATATTTGCAGTCTTCATTTGCACGTTACATGGCTGGCCAGGGATATGACACATGGGTTCTTGAAGTTCGGGGTGCTGGGTTGAGTGTATGGGGATCAAGCATAAAAGAGATTGAGCAGTCGGTCAATATAGTTTCTAAGCATATGGAAGAAGCTGCTGAGAGTGCAACTGAGAATGCAACCAATGGAGCTGTGTCTGCAAAGGAGCAGCCAACTGATTCTTGGAGTGCTGAAGATAGTAAAACTAGGATTGCCAACAATGGGGTT
This genomic stretch from Tripterygium wilfordii isolate XIE 37 chromosome 22, ASM1340144v1, whole genome shotgun sequence harbors:
- the LOC119990310 gene encoding two-component response regulator ORR23-like isoform X1 — translated: MIEAERERSFNLVMANVHMIDMNILEFIRIMLKKNIPVILTTTSDHAKMALKGLEEGASYFYEKPVCLDELRHLWQHVYRRKRNLTKLEESNSVGAERGKPGRKPKKLKLEEPSGSAKVPKKRGRKPKNKETQVENVEVLDCGAGHQELADEPTGKRKVYEEEVQIMRGNEYQNKKIRVAETYNGSGDLLVPNDPKGKSKQVEEGVRLIEDNDKPKETQNFGIELINKDREFGMEGEQIISMNELAKENAEKEMRDKIMIIAGEKKNRVLWTKELHLKFTEAVSLLGDDKAVPKTILETMNAPNLTHRQVASHLQKYKNQVRQIGNTATPTSPTGPKSSSLNISGFQQVREMTNVQAHEQSQGGFNLGGNITQSQQKPVAMHKYTFPDLPTSFNERLQLASSYINALNQNQLALPFQGLDIMSANVSSRNLVPLPMQGMDAIPGNVTLGNQLLIPTQGLDAMPGHVSPNKPSIAEKYLINFTEENKDLSAINVPAGPSAGQEYQHQHQQHQSLDNYSDILKYIEEGGNNNKNLDSEEMDQYLEWLNSDLV
- the LOC119992070 gene encoding CAX-interacting protein 4-like, which codes for MPATAGRVRMPANNRVHSSAALQTHGIWQSAIGYDPYAPNKDDSKSANQMPSNAEPEGENAYASFQGLLALARITGSNADEPRGACKKCCRVGHLTYQCRNFLSVKDENQDKDPEGIQVQALSGLDKARGSVGKVNGKKELQSAPESEEEDEESDSSDSDVDSEIERIIAKRYGKKGSSKGNSSRKKEKSDEDESDLDSGKGRKRGRSKKRRSKKRDASTSEDEDAGRRKRRGEKRRKRDESSEEEEERRYRRRKSRKERRRRRSNRSSDVAGDYRRRALSHSDSDASGSDDSRVGRNKERSGKRSRKHHREDDD
- the LOC119990310 gene encoding two-component response regulator-like APRR2 isoform X2, with the translated sequence MIEAERERSFNLVMANVHMIDMNILEFIRIMLKKNIPVILTTTSDHAKMALKGLEEGASYFYEKPVCLDELRHLWQHVYRRKRNLTKLEESNSVGAERGKPGRKPKKLKLEEPSGSAKVPKKRGRKPKNKETQVENVEVLDCGAGHQELADEPTGKRKVYEEEVQIMRGNEYQNKKIRVAETYNGSGDLLVPNDPKGKSKQVEEGVRLIEDNDKPKETQNFGIELINKDREFGMEGEQIISMNELAKENAEKEMRDKIMIIAGEKKNRVLWTKELHLKFTEAVSLLGDDKAVPKTILETMNAPNLTHRQVASHLQKYKNQVRQIGNTATPTSPTGPKSSSLNISGFQQVREMTNVQAHEQSQGGFNLGAMHKYTFPDLPTSFNERLQLASSYINALNQNQLALPFQGLDIMSANVSSRNLVPLPMQGMDAIPGNVTLGNQLLIPTQGLDAMPGHVSPNKPSIAEKYLINFTEENKDLSAINVPAGPSAGQEYQHQHQQHQSLDNYSDILKYIEEGGNNNKNLDSEEMDQYLEWLNSDLV